A single window of Kineococcus rhizosphaerae DNA harbors:
- a CDS encoding exodeoxyribonuclease III, protein MPAKKKLLTVATVNVNGVRAAVRRGMHSWLEARDPDVLLLQEVRAPDAELRKALPGYAHVAHTEAAAKGRAGVAVAARAEFSAVRIGFAHDPHFETSGRWVEVDVETAVGPMTFVSAYVHSGEVGTPQQDDKQRFLDAMDVRLAELGEVARDTGREALVAGDLNVGHTERDIKNWKGNRGKAGFLEGERAHFDHWFDTLGWVDTQRRVAGDVDGPYAWWSWRGQAFDNDTGWRIDYQLVTPGLGARLKTVQTDRAASYAERFSDHAPVVATYGP, encoded by the coding sequence GTGCCTGCGAAGAAGAAGCTGCTGACCGTCGCGACGGTGAACGTCAACGGCGTCCGCGCCGCCGTGCGCCGGGGGATGCACTCCTGGCTGGAGGCCCGGGACCCCGACGTGCTGCTGCTGCAGGAGGTCCGCGCCCCGGACGCCGAACTGCGCAAGGCCCTGCCGGGGTACGCGCACGTCGCGCACACCGAGGCCGCCGCCAAGGGCCGCGCCGGGGTCGCGGTCGCCGCCCGCGCGGAGTTCTCCGCCGTCCGCATCGGGTTCGCCCACGACCCGCACTTCGAGACCTCGGGCCGCTGGGTCGAGGTCGACGTCGAGACCGCCGTCGGCCCGATGACGTTCGTCAGCGCCTACGTCCACTCCGGGGAGGTCGGCACCCCCCAGCAGGACGACAAGCAACGCTTCCTCGACGCGATGGACGTGCGGCTGGCCGAACTCGGCGAGGTCGCGCGGGACACGGGCCGGGAGGCCCTCGTCGCGGGCGACCTGAACGTCGGGCACACCGAGCGCGACATCAAGAACTGGAAGGGCAACCGCGGCAAGGCCGGGTTCCTCGAGGGCGAGCGGGCCCACTTCGACCACTGGTTCGACACCCTCGGCTGGGTCGACACCCAGCGCCGGGTCGCCGGGGACGTCGACGGTCCCTACGCGTGGTGGAGCTGGCGCGGGCAGGCCTTCGACAACGACACCGGCTGGCGCATCGACTACCAGCTCGTCACCCCCGGCCTGGGCGCGCGGCTGAAGACGGTGCAGACCGACCGCGCCGCCAGCTACGCCGAGCGGTTCTCCGACCACGCCCCCGTCGTCGCGACCTACGGCCCCTGA
- a CDS encoding methyl-accepting chemotaxis protein: MSRALSCTVSGAVGCLAVAGTGLLDLPGLVTAGVAVVAAAATGVLGARAVRAEQELAAELDAGASGLARGDLSAAAGPVLGAAVASLGERLRPLTGSVDLLGAAGQEMSAAGRTISDGARDTSASAERIAAASDEVSAKVSAMAAAGEEMQAAIAEISRSADQAVDTANQGVAAVESAETTMTALEESSARVGNIVKAITAIAEQTNLLALNATIEAARAGEAGKGFAVVASEVKELAQETARATDEIGSTVSRIQGDTASAIEAIRTVRSLIDAISEFQHSIASAVEEQTVTTQELTSSTGEVARQAEEIAGSVGVVAERAAATSTAASRSHTAVAELTRLVADLQRTTSQLRLPAAG; the protein is encoded by the coding sequence GTGTCCCGCGCCCTGTCCTGCACCGTGTCCGGGGCCGTCGGCTGCCTCGCCGTCGCGGGCACCGGTCTGCTCGACCTGCCGGGCCTGGTGACCGCCGGCGTGGCGGTCGTCGCGGCCGCCGCGACGGGTGTCCTGGGCGCGCGTGCCGTGCGGGCCGAGCAGGAGCTCGCCGCCGAACTGGACGCCGGAGCCTCCGGCCTGGCCCGCGGCGACCTGTCCGCCGCCGCCGGTCCGGTGCTCGGCGCGGCCGTCGCGTCCCTGGGCGAGCGGCTGCGGCCGCTGACCGGCTCCGTCGACCTGCTCGGCGCCGCCGGCCAGGAGATGAGCGCCGCCGGCCGCACCATCTCCGACGGGGCCCGGGACACCTCCGCCTCCGCCGAGCGCATCGCCGCCGCCAGCGACGAGGTCTCCGCGAAGGTCTCCGCCATGGCCGCCGCCGGTGAGGAGATGCAGGCCGCGATCGCCGAGATCTCCCGCAGCGCCGACCAGGCCGTCGACACCGCGAACCAGGGGGTGGCGGCGGTGGAGTCGGCCGAGACGACGATGACGGCGCTGGAGGAGTCCAGCGCCCGCGTCGGCAACATCGTCAAGGCCATCACCGCCATCGCCGAGCAGACCAACCTGCTGGCCCTGAACGCCACCATCGAGGCCGCCCGCGCGGGTGAGGCCGGGAAGGGTTTCGCGGTCGTCGCCAGCGAGGTCAAGGAACTGGCCCAGGAGACCGCCCGCGCGACCGACGAGATCGGGTCCACCGTCTCGCGCATCCAGGGCGACACCGCCTCGGCCATCGAGGCCATCCGCACGGTGCGCTCGCTCATCGACGCCATCAGCGAGTTCCAGCACTCCATCGCCTCCGCCGTCGAGGAGCAGACGGTCACGACCCAGGAGCTGACGTCCAGCACGGGGGAGGTCGCCCGCCAGGCCGAGGAGATCGCCGGTTCCGTGGGGGTCGTCGCCGAACGCGCCGCCGCCACCTCCACGGCCGCCTCCCGCAGCCACACCGCGGTCGCCGAACTCACCCGCCTCGTCGCGGACCTGCAGCGCACGACCTCCCAGCTGCGCCTGCCCGCAGCGGGGTAG
- the purU gene encoding formyltetrahydrofolate deformylase: MSTRPRVLTLSCPDRPGIVHAVTGALVALDANITESQQYGDPDTGLFCMRVAFDATASEEALRANLEVVAHRFDLDWKLSAADEPVPTLVMCSKQGHCLNDLLFRHRSGHLPVDIRAVVSNHTDLQPLAQFYGIPFVHVPVVTGDAASKAAGEARLLELVAEHGAELVVLARYMQVLSDDLCRSLSGRAINIHHSFLPSFKGARPYHQAHARGVKIIGATAHYVTADLDEGPIIEQEIERVDHRATASELVRLGQDVEARTLARAVRWHAEQRVLLDGNRTVVFR, from the coding sequence GTGAGCACGCGCCCGAGGGTCCTGACCCTGTCCTGCCCCGACCGTCCCGGCATCGTCCACGCGGTGACGGGGGCCCTCGTGGCCCTCGACGCCAACATCACCGAGAGCCAGCAGTACGGGGACCCGGACACGGGTCTGTTCTGCATGCGGGTGGCGTTCGACGCCACGGCGAGCGAGGAGGCGCTGCGGGCCAACCTGGAGGTCGTGGCGCACCGGTTCGACCTGGACTGGAAGCTGTCGGCCGCCGACGAGCCGGTGCCCACGCTGGTGATGTGCTCCAAGCAGGGGCACTGCCTCAACGACCTGCTCTTCCGGCACCGGTCGGGCCACCTGCCGGTGGACATCCGGGCGGTCGTGTCCAACCACACCGACCTGCAGCCGCTGGCGCAGTTCTACGGGATCCCGTTCGTGCACGTGCCCGTGGTGACGGGGGACGCGGCCTCGAAGGCGGCCGGCGAGGCGCGGCTGCTGGAGCTGGTCGCCGAGCACGGCGCCGAGCTGGTGGTCCTGGCCCGCTACATGCAGGTCCTGTCCGACGACCTGTGCCGCAGCCTGTCCGGTCGCGCGATCAACATCCACCACTCGTTCCTGCCGAGCTTCAAGGGCGCCAGGCCGTACCACCAGGCCCACGCCCGCGGGGTGAAGATCATCGGGGCGACGGCGCACTACGTCACGGCCGACCTGGACGAGGGCCCGATCATCGAGCAGGAGATCGAGCGCGTCGACCACCGGGCGACCGCGTCCGAGCTCGTGCGGCTGGGGCAGGACGTGGAGGCGCGCACGCTGGCGCGCGCGGTGCGCTGGCACGCCGAGCAGCGGGTGCTGCTGGACGGGAACCGGACGGTCGTCTTCCGCTGA
- a CDS encoding bifunctional methylenetetrahydrofolate dehydrogenase/methenyltetrahydrofolate cyclohydrolase, with amino-acid sequence MSAVVLDGKAAAAAVKADLAERVATLREHGVVPGLGTVLVGDDPGSASYVRGKHRDCAEVGIASIQVELPANATQGEIESQIAQLNANPDCTGFIVQLPLPRGIDANAVLEMVDPAKDADGLHPTNLGRLVLRVKEEITSPLPCTPRGVIDLLLRHDVPLDGAEVVVLGRGVTVGRPIGLLLTRRHPNATVTLCHTGTRNLDEHLRRADVIVAAAGVPGLVTKENVKPGAAVLDVGVSRVFDEATGKNRLTGDVALDVAEVAGFMAPNPGGVGPMTRALLLTNVVESAERAAGLR; translated from the coding sequence GTGAGCGCGGTCGTCCTCGACGGCAAGGCCGCCGCGGCGGCCGTCAAGGCGGACCTCGCCGAGCGCGTGGCCACGCTGCGCGAGCACGGCGTCGTCCCGGGTCTGGGCACGGTCCTGGTCGGCGACGACCCGGGCTCGGCCAGCTACGTGCGCGGCAAGCACCGCGACTGCGCCGAGGTGGGGATCGCCTCCATCCAGGTCGAGCTGCCCGCGAACGCGACGCAGGGCGAGATCGAGTCGCAGATCGCGCAGCTGAACGCGAACCCCGACTGCACGGGGTTCATCGTCCAGCTGCCGCTGCCGAGGGGGATCGACGCCAACGCCGTCCTGGAGATGGTGGACCCGGCCAAGGACGCCGACGGCCTGCACCCGACGAACCTGGGCCGGCTGGTGCTGCGGGTCAAGGAGGAGATCACCTCCCCGCTGCCGTGCACCCCGCGCGGGGTCATCGACCTGCTGCTGCGTCACGACGTCCCGCTCGACGGGGCCGAGGTCGTCGTCCTGGGCCGCGGGGTCACGGTCGGGCGGCCCATCGGCCTGCTGCTGACCCGTCGGCACCCGAACGCGACGGTCACGTTGTGCCACACCGGGACGCGGAACCTCGACGAGCACCTGCGCCGCGCCGACGTGATCGTCGCCGCGGCGGGGGTGCCCGGTCTGGTCACGAAGGAGAACGTCAAGCCGGGCGCCGCGGTGCTCGACGTGGGCGTCTCCCGCGTGTTCGACGAGGCGACCGGCAAGAACAGGCTGACCGGTGACGTCGCGCTCGACGTCGCCGAGGTCGCCGGGTTCATGGCGCCCAACCCCGGCGGGGTCGGGCCCATGACGCGCGCGCTGCTGCTGACCAACGTGGTCGAGTCGGCCGAACGGGCCGCCGGCCTGCGCTGA
- the corA gene encoding magnesium/cobalt transporter CorA has protein sequence MPRRRLPLPSMGRRGMVPSRNLALDGAIPSGPMARGSSLIDSGVYRDGHRVESPTDLVGTVRSLRAEDGRIAWMGLYRPAEEELNSLAAEFDLHELAVEDAVLAHQRPKLERYGSTLFVVLRAARYDDESEKVEFGELHLFIGHDFLLTVRHAESPSLAQVRKRMEGDPDLLRRGTEAILYAILDAVVDGYGPVLTGLENDIDEIETQVFTGDPTVSRRIYELSQEVVDFQRAVTPLTAILSGLTAGFQKYRVDEELQRYLRDVADHVTVAIERIENYRSQLRDILTVNATLVGQRQNEEMRSLTEASFAQSEEVKKISSWAAILFAPSLVGGIYGMNFQNMPELSWHYGYPLALLLMLALSVTLFVIFKRRGWL, from the coding sequence GTGCCCCGACGCCGTCTGCCGTTGCCGTCGATGGGACGACGGGGCATGGTCCCCTCACGCAACCTGGCCCTCGACGGCGCGATCCCGTCCGGGCCCATGGCCCGCGGCAGCAGCCTCATCGACAGCGGCGTGTACCGCGACGGGCACCGCGTCGAGTCCCCGACCGACCTCGTCGGCACCGTGCGGTCGTTGCGCGCCGAGGACGGGCGCATCGCGTGGATGGGGTTGTACCGGCCGGCCGAGGAGGAGCTGAACTCCCTCGCGGCCGAGTTCGACCTGCACGAACTGGCCGTCGAGGACGCCGTCCTGGCCCACCAGCGGCCCAAGCTGGAGCGCTACGGGTCGACGCTGTTCGTCGTGCTGCGCGCCGCCCGGTACGACGACGAGTCCGAGAAGGTCGAGTTCGGCGAACTCCACCTGTTCATCGGGCACGACTTCCTGCTGACGGTCCGGCACGCCGAGTCCCCGAGCCTGGCCCAGGTGCGCAAGCGCATGGAGGGCGACCCCGACCTGCTGCGCCGGGGCACCGAGGCGATCCTCTACGCGATCCTCGACGCCGTCGTCGACGGGTACGGGCCGGTCCTGACCGGCCTGGAGAACGACATCGACGAGATCGAGACGCAGGTGTTCACGGGCGACCCCACGGTGTCGCGGCGCATCTACGAGCTCTCCCAGGAGGTCGTCGACTTCCAGCGGGCGGTGACCCCCCTGACGGCGATCCTGTCCGGCCTCACCGCGGGTTTCCAGAAGTACCGCGTCGACGAGGAGCTGCAGCGCTACCTGCGCGACGTCGCCGACCACGTCACCGTCGCGATCGAGCGCATCGAGAACTACCGCAGCCAGTTGCGCGACATCCTCACCGTCAACGCCACGCTCGTCGGGCAGCGGCAGAACGAGGAGATGCGCTCGCTGACCGAGGCGAGCTTCGCCCAGAGCGAGGAGGTCAAGAAGATCTCCTCGTGGGCGGCGATCCTGTTCGCCCCCAGCCTGGTCGGCGGCATCTACGGCATGAACTTCCAGAACATGCCGGAACTGTCGTGGCACTACGGCTACCCGCTGGCGCTGCTGCTGATGCTCGCGCTGAGCGTGACGCTGTTCGTCATCTTCAAGCGGCGCGGGTGGCTGTAG
- the yidD gene encoding membrane protein insertion efficiency factor YidD, whose product MESLPARLADRAIAAYQRRWSPRKGWSCAHRVAHGGPSCSAAVRAQVRRRGLLGAAVPTALRFAACYRAAALLTPMEVQGVCCLGGIPVPFRFGGRRR is encoded by the coding sequence ATGGAGAGCCTGCCCGCCCGTCTGGCCGACCGCGCCATCGCCGCCTACCAACGCCGGTGGTCGCCGCGCAAGGGCTGGTCCTGCGCCCACCGCGTCGCCCACGGCGGGCCGTCGTGCTCGGCGGCGGTCCGGGCACAGGTGCGCCGGCGGGGCCTGCTGGGGGCCGCCGTGCCCACGGCGCTGCGCTTCGCCGCCTGCTACCGGGCGGCGGCGCTGCTGACTCCGATGGAGGTGCAGGGGGTGTGCTGCCTGGGCGGCATCCCCGTCCCGTTCCGCTTCGGGGGCCGCCGCCGCTGA
- the ypfJ gene encoding KPN_02809 family neutral zinc metallopeptidase — protein sequence MRYRDDASLDPGEVQDRRGGGGGGGRTIALGGGGLGIVGVLVLILFQVLGGQSDGPSGQNASVFDQMGSGQVQSADGAQLAASCRTGADANARRECAVVADIESIQDYWGGVLGSRYVPTDTVYFSGSTQTGCGAASSGTGPFYCPADRLVYLDLSFFDELTSTFGAQGGAFVDAYVLAHEYGHHVQDLLGTNEQVQAGVSGPDSGSVRLELQADCYAGTWAQHATTVPDDSGAPLIAELTDDDVTRALDAAARIGDDYIQTNLGGGRADPGSYTHGTSEQRQRWFTTGLRTGDPRQCDTFAAQSL from the coding sequence ATGAGGTACCGGGACGACGCGAGCTTGGACCCCGGTGAGGTCCAGGACCGCCGCGGCGGCGGGGGCGGGGGCGGCCGGACCATCGCGCTCGGCGGGGGCGGTCTCGGGATCGTCGGGGTCCTGGTGCTGATCCTCTTCCAGGTGCTCGGCGGCCAGTCGGACGGCCCGAGCGGGCAGAACGCCTCCGTCTTCGACCAGATGGGCTCCGGGCAGGTGCAGAGCGCCGACGGCGCCCAGCTCGCCGCCTCGTGCCGCACCGGGGCCGACGCGAACGCGCGTCGCGAGTGCGCCGTCGTCGCCGACATCGAGTCCATCCAGGACTACTGGGGCGGGGTGCTGGGCTCGCGCTACGTCCCGACCGACACCGTCTACTTCTCCGGCTCGACGCAGACCGGGTGCGGGGCGGCCTCGTCGGGGACGGGGCCGTTCTACTGCCCGGCCGACCGGCTCGTCTACCTGGACCTGTCCTTCTTCGACGAGCTGACCTCGACGTTCGGCGCGCAGGGCGGCGCGTTCGTCGACGCCTACGTCCTGGCCCACGAGTACGGCCACCACGTCCAGGACCTGCTCGGCACGAACGAGCAGGTGCAGGCGGGCGTCTCCGGCCCCGACAGCGGCAGCGTCCGGCTGGAGCTGCAGGCCGACTGCTACGCGGGGACCTGGGCCCAGCACGCCACGACCGTCCCCGACGACTCCGGGGCGCCGCTCATCGCCGAGCTCACCGACGACGACGTGACCCGCGCCCTCGACGCCGCGGCGCGCATCGGCGACGACTACATCCAGACCAACCTCGGCGGCGGGCGCGCCGACCCCGGCAGCTACACGCACGGCACGTCGGAGCAGCGTCAGCGCTGGTTCACGACGGGCCTGCGGACGGGTGACCCCCGTCAGTGCGACACGTTCGCCGCGCAGAGCCTCTGA
- a CDS encoding NADP-dependent isocitrate dehydrogenase produces MAKIKVQGPVVELDGDEMTRIIWQFIKDRLIHPYLDVDLEYYDLGVEHRDATDDQVTIDAAHAIQKAGVGVKCATITPDEARVEEFGLKKMWRSPNGTIRNILGGVIFREPIIISNIPRLVPGWTKPIIVGRHAYGDQYRATDFKFPGEGTLTVTFTPKDGGEPIEHEVFQAPGAGVSLSMYNLDSSIVDFARASLNYGLARNYPVYLSTKNTILKAYDGRFKDIFEEVFQNEFKDKFAEAGITYEHRLIDDMVAASLKWEGGYVWACKNYDGDVQSDTVAQGFGSLGLMTSVLSTPDGSVVEAEAAHGTVTRHYRQHQQGKPTSTNPIASIYAWTRGLAHRGKLDSTPELIGFSETLEDVVIKTVESGKMTKDLALLVGPDQAWQTTEEFLGSLDENLAARLA; encoded by the coding sequence GTGGCCAAGATCAAGGTTCAGGGTCCGGTCGTCGAGCTCGACGGCGACGAGATGACCCGGATCATCTGGCAGTTCATCAAGGACCGCCTGATCCACCCCTACCTCGACGTGGACCTCGAGTACTACGACCTCGGTGTCGAGCACCGCGACGCCACCGACGACCAGGTGACCATCGACGCGGCGCACGCCATCCAGAAGGCCGGCGTCGGCGTCAAGTGCGCCACCATCACGCCCGACGAGGCGCGGGTGGAGGAGTTCGGCCTCAAGAAGATGTGGCGCTCCCCGAACGGGACGATCCGCAACATCCTCGGCGGCGTGATCTTCCGCGAGCCGATCATCATCAGCAACATCCCGCGCCTGGTGCCGGGCTGGACCAAGCCGATCATCGTCGGCCGCCACGCCTACGGCGACCAGTACCGCGCCACGGACTTCAAGTTCCCCGGCGAGGGCACCCTGACCGTGACCTTCACCCCCAAGGACGGGGGTGAGCCCATCGAGCACGAGGTCTTCCAGGCCCCCGGTGCCGGGGTGTCGCTGTCCATGTACAACCTCGACAGCTCCATCGTCGACTTCGCCCGCGCGTCGCTGAACTACGGCCTGGCGCGCAACTACCCGGTGTACCTGTCCACGAAGAACACGATCCTGAAGGCCTACGACGGCCGCTTCAAGGACATCTTCGAGGAGGTCTTCCAGAACGAGTTCAAGGACAAGTTCGCGGAAGCGGGCATCACCTACGAGCACCGCCTCATCGACGACATGGTCGCCGCGTCCCTGAAGTGGGAGGGCGGCTACGTCTGGGCCTGCAAGAACTACGACGGCGACGTGCAGTCCGACACCGTCGCGCAGGGCTTCGGCTCCCTCGGCCTGATGACCTCGGTGCTGTCCACCCCGGACGGCTCGGTCGTCGAGGCGGAGGCCGCGCACGGCACCGTGACCCGCCACTACCGCCAGCACCAGCAGGGCAAGCCGACGTCGACGAACCCGATCGCGTCGATCTACGCCTGGACCCGGGGCCTGGCGCACCGCGGCAAGCTGGACTCCACCCCCGAGCTCATCGGCTTCTCCGAGACGCTCGAGGACGTCGTCATCAAGACCGTCGAGAGCGGCAAGATGACCAAGGACCTCGCGCTGCTCGTCGGGCCGGACCAGGCCTGGCAGACCACCGAGGAGTTCCTCGGCTCGCTCGACGAGAACCTCGCAGCCCGTCTGGCCTGA
- the glyA gene encoding serine hydroxymethyltransferase encodes MTDVQPTTASGVTDLPLSEVDPEIAAVLDAELGRQRDTLEMIASENFAPRAVLEAQGSVLTNKYAEGYPGKRYYGGCEHVDVAEELARTRVKELFGAEHANVQPHSGATANAAAMHALIRGGDGILGLELAHGGHLTHGMKINFSGRMYDVSAYGVDPQTFRVDMDVVRATALQARPKLIIAGWSAYPRHLDFEAFRSIADEVGAYLMVDMAHFAGLVAAGLHPSPVPHADVVTSTVHKTLAGPRSGVILSKAEHAKKIDSAVFPGQQGGPLMHVIAGKAVAFKVAGSPEFAERQQRTLEGAKIVAERLTASDAAEAGISVLTGGTDVHLVLVDLRNSQLNGQEAEDRLHEVGITVNRNAVPFDPRPPVVTSGLRIGTPALATRGFGAAEFTEVADVIALALKPEFDADALRARVAKLTAEFPLYPSAKSFA; translated from the coding sequence GTGACCGACGTCCAGCCCACCACCGCCTCCGGCGTGACCGACCTCCCCCTGAGCGAGGTCGACCCCGAGATCGCCGCCGTGCTCGACGCCGAACTCGGCCGTCAGCGCGACACCCTCGAGATGATCGCGAGCGAGAACTTTGCGCCGCGCGCCGTCCTCGAGGCGCAGGGGTCCGTCCTGACCAACAAGTACGCCGAGGGCTACCCCGGCAAGCGCTACTACGGCGGCTGCGAGCACGTCGACGTGGCCGAGGAGCTGGCCCGCACCCGCGTCAAGGAGCTGTTCGGCGCCGAGCACGCCAACGTCCAGCCCCACTCGGGCGCCACCGCCAACGCGGCGGCCATGCACGCCCTCATCCGCGGCGGCGACGGCATCCTCGGCCTGGAGCTGGCCCACGGCGGCCACCTCACGCACGGCATGAAGATCAACTTCTCGGGCCGCATGTACGACGTGTCGGCCTACGGCGTGGACCCGCAGACGTTCCGGGTCGACATGGACGTCGTGCGTGCCACGGCCCTGCAGGCGCGCCCGAAGCTGATCATCGCGGGCTGGTCGGCCTACCCGCGCCACCTCGACTTCGAGGCGTTCCGCTCCATCGCCGACGAGGTCGGTGCCTACCTCATGGTCGACATGGCCCACTTCGCGGGCCTGGTCGCCGCCGGGCTGCACCCCAGCCCCGTCCCGCACGCCGACGTCGTCACCTCCACCGTTCACAAGACGCTGGCCGGCCCCCGCTCGGGCGTCATCCTCAGCAAGGCCGAGCACGCCAAGAAGATCGACTCCGCCGTGTTCCCGGGCCAGCAGGGCGGCCCGCTCATGCACGTCATCGCGGGCAAGGCCGTCGCCTTCAAGGTCGCCGGGTCGCCGGAGTTCGCCGAGCGCCAGCAGCGCACCCTGGAGGGCGCCAAGATCGTCGCCGAGCGCCTCACCGCCTCCGACGCGGCCGAGGCCGGGATCTCGGTCCTCACCGGCGGCACCGACGTGCACCTGGTCCTGGTGGACCTGCGGAACTCGCAGTTGAACGGCCAGGAGGCCGAGGACCGCCTCCACGAGGTCGGCATCACCGTCAACCGCAACGCCGTCCCGTTCGACCCGCGCCCGCCGGTCGTCACCTCCGGCCTGCGCATCGGCACCCCGGCCCTGGCCACCCGCGGTTTCGGGGCGGCCGAGTTCACCGAGGTCGCCGACGTCATCGCGCTGGCCCTCAAGCCGGAGTTCGACGCCGACGCCCTGCGCGCCCGCGTCGCCAAGCTCACGGCCGAGTTCCCGCTGTACCCGTCCGCGAAGAGCTTCGCGTGA
- a CDS encoding isochorismate synthase has translation MSDPEAVARAVRGGATVFSGEKSTLVQTGPRPLVPGGSGAEQLRRATAALDGAERGVIVAGAVPFDLSRPGALRLGPADMTPGPLAVPLGSRAQVTVARSRPVPSPAGYADAVRAGLDRIRAGRVDKVVLARTLELEALDDWSVPQLLSELVARNPSATALAVPLDDPADPGARWLVGATPELLLRRRGPSVLLRPLAGSIPRSPEPDEDIRRSDALMNSDKDRREHQFVVDAVVEALSPFCRTVNAPEPELVATPAVWHLATRVTALLNDTDTTSVDLVAALHPTPAVGGSPRKEALKVIDEVEGLDRGCYAGAVGWQDVHGDGEWVVAVRCAEVRGRSLRIFAGAGIVEGSDPDAEVAETAAKMRTVLDAATAR, from the coding sequence GTGTCTGATCCAGAAGCGGTGGCGCGCGCCGTGCGTGGCGGGGCCACCGTCTTCTCCGGGGAGAAGTCCACCCTCGTCCAGACCGGGCCCCGGCCGCTGGTGCCCGGCGGTTCGGGCGCCGAGCAGCTGCGCCGCGCGACCGCGGCCCTCGACGGCGCCGAACGGGGCGTCATCGTCGCCGGCGCGGTCCCGTTCGACCTGTCCCGGCCCGGCGCGCTGCGCCTCGGGCCGGCCGACATGACCCCCGGTCCGCTGGCCGTGCCGCTGGGGTCGCGCGCCCAGGTCACCGTCGCCCGCAGCCGCCCGGTGCCCTCACCGGCCGGCTACGCCGACGCCGTGCGCGCCGGGCTCGACCGCATCCGCGCGGGGCGCGTCGACAAGGTCGTCCTGGCCCGCACGCTGGAGCTGGAGGCGCTCGACGACTGGTCCGTCCCCCAGCTGCTGTCCGAGCTGGTGGCCCGCAACCCGAGCGCCACGGCGCTGGCCGTGCCGCTCGACGACCCGGCCGACCCGGGCGCGCGCTGGCTCGTGGGCGCCACCCCCGAGCTGCTGCTGCGCCGGCGGGGCCCGAGCGTGCTGCTGCGGCCCCTGGCCGGTTCCATCCCCCGCTCGCCCGAACCGGACGAGGACATCCGCCGCTCGGACGCGCTGATGAACTCCGACAAGGACCGCCGCGAGCACCAGTTCGTCGTCGACGCCGTGGTCGAGGCCCTGTCCCCGTTCTGCCGCACCGTGAACGCCCCCGAGCCCGAGCTCGTCGCCACCCCCGCCGTCTGGCACCTCGCCACCCGCGTCACGGCGCTGCTCAACGACACGGACACGACGTCGGTGGACCTCGTCGCGGCCCTGCACCCGACCCCGGCCGTGGGCGGCTCGCCCCGCAAGGAGGCCCTGAAGGTCATCGACGAGGTCGAGGGCCTGGACCGCGGCTGCTACGCCGGGGCCGTGGGCTGGCAGGACGTCCACGGCGACGGGGAGTGGGTCGTCGCCGTCCGCTGCGCCGAGGTCCGGGGCCGGTCCCTGCGGATCTTCGCCGGCGCCGGGATCGTCGAGGGCTCCGACCCCGACGCCGAGGTCGCCGAGACCGCCGCCAAGATGCGCACCGTCCTGGACGCGGCCACCGCGCGGTAG